TTAGTCTTCTTGGGCGTGTTTTTCTTATCGAGCAACAGCTTTTTATAGCTATTATTAATACGCAAATGAGGGATATTCCAATCGTTCAGAATGATCTTAAAATCGTCCCCCTCCTTCGTGACAATGACATCTGGGGTAATGCTATTATCATAGAGACTGGGATAGCCTTCGCCAGGCTTAGGGTTCAACTTAGTAATGATGTTCAGTATCTCTTTGAACTCCTCCAGACTAATTCCCAATTTTTTAGCGATTTTCTCGAACCGCTTGTTCTTGAAATCTTCAAAATGATCTCTGATTACAGCAATTGCCAATTCATTTCGTTCTGGCAATTCTTCAAGTTGAATCAACAAACACTCTTGCAAGTTTCTTGCTCCGATCCCAGGCGGATCGAATTTCTGAATCACTTTGAGCACCTTTTCGATTTCCTCGACTGTCACATCAAGATTCTGAGCCATGAGCTCCAGATCATAATTTAAATAGCCCACCTCATTGATATTCCAGATGATGTATTCACCGATCATCCGCTCTTTATCTGAAAGGTCGGTCAAGTTTAGTTGTTCCAGCAGATGCTCGGGCAGGCTTGTTTGGCTCACCTCAGGCCGCTCGAATGTCTCGGCACTTTCATCCTTCGGCGCCTTGATCTCATAATTGTTCTCGTCATTTAAAATCGCGTCCCAATCAATTTCCTCCTGATCCTCCTTAAATTCCTCAATTACTTCCTCTTCGTCTTCGTCGCGATCTTCCTGTCGATCCAGCTCCTCCAATTTGATCTCTTCGACCAAA
This genomic stretch from candidate division KSB1 bacterium harbors:
- the rpoN gene encoding RNA polymerase factor sigma-54, giving the protein MMNVNISQRMGLYMKQSPQQVLLSTLLQLPILSLEQRIKLELEQNPLLEEDLEQEEEMEQDLVEEIKLEELDRQEDRDEDEEEVIEEFKEDQEEIDWDAILNDENNYEIKAPKDESAETFERPEVSQTSLPEHLLEQLNLTDLSDKERMIGEYIIWNINEVGYLNYDLELMAQNLDVTVEEIEKVLKVIQKFDPPGIGARNLQECLLIQLEELPERNELAIAVIRDHFEDFKNKRFEKIAKKLGISLEEFKEILNIITKLNPKPGEGYPSLYDNSITPDVIVTKEGDDFKIILNDWNIPHLRINNSYKKLLLDKKNTPKKTKEFIKNRLESARWLINSIHQRRLTILKVVEAIVRRQRDFFEKGSNYLKPMILKDIADEIGMDISTVSRVTNGKYVQTDYGVYELKHFFSEKIKRDDGEDVSNKEIKNRIREIIEKEDPKKPYNDQKIVQLLRQEGFNIARRTVAKYREQMMIPVSRLRRKI